One window from the genome of Flavobacterium agricola encodes:
- a CDS encoding phytoene/squalene synthase family protein, which produces MKKLFDELSYSVSKITTQKYSTSFSLGILALKPNIRNAIYSIYGYVRLADEIVDSFHGYNKEKLLSRLKKETEHAIEEKISLNPILQSFQETVNKYQIDYALINQFLHSMEMDLNKIEYNSELYKEYIFGSAEVVGLMCLQVFVEGDKNQYQELKPYAMKLGSAFQKINFLRDLKEDYQLLGRSYFPNLNMAVFDNSVKYKIEREIEDEFNEALIGIKKLPNSSRFGVYLAYKYYISLFNKIKKKTSNQILNQRTRVPNFIKIFVAFKSYVRYKTAFL; this is translated from the coding sequence ATGAAAAAGTTATTTGATGAATTGTCATATTCGGTTAGTAAAATTACTACACAAAAATATAGTACTAGTTTTTCTCTTGGCATTTTAGCCTTAAAACCAAATATTCGCAATGCTATTTATTCTATATATGGTTATGTTAGGTTAGCAGATGAAATTGTTGATAGCTTTCATGGGTATAATAAAGAAAAACTATTAAGCAGACTAAAAAAAGAAACAGAACATGCTATTGAAGAAAAAATTTCTTTAAACCCAATATTGCAATCTTTTCAAGAAACTGTAAATAAGTATCAAATTGATTATGCTTTAATAAATCAGTTTCTTCATAGTATGGAAATGGATTTAAACAAAATAGAATATAATTCTGAACTTTACAAAGAATATATTTTTGGCTCTGCTGAAGTTGTTGGACTAATGTGTCTGCAGGTTTTTGTTGAAGGAGATAAAAATCAATATCAAGAGTTAAAGCCATATGCTATGAAGTTAGGATCTGCATTTCAAAAAATAAATTTTTTAAGGGATTTGAAAGAAGATTACCAACTTTTAGGAAGATCCTATTTTCCAAACTTAAATATGGCGGTTTTTGATAATTCTGTAAAGTATAAAATAGAAAGAGAAATTGAAGATGAATTTAATGAGGCACTTATCGGAATAAAAAAACTCCCAAACTCCTCTAGATTCGGTGTTTATTTAGCATACAAATACTACATTTCGCTGTTCAATAAAATAAAGAAAAAAACATCCAATCAAATTCTTAATCAAAGAACAAGAGTTCCAAATTTTATAAAAATATTTGTAGCTTTTAAAAGTTACGTGCGTTACAAAACTGCTTTTTTATAA
- a CDS encoding lycopene cyclase domain-containing protein has protein sequence MIVFITIVVCAVVALLNTDKIYTLVTAIITIISVIYLHFIARVTWITKASLVFGVLMLGFFPVDGVLTGFGLESPIVNYNPKDFLGIRLLTIPIEDAVYGYTQFLLILYFFSIFRKKVDFKSNSQ, from the coding sequence ATGATTGTTTTTATAACTATAGTAGTTTGTGCAGTTGTAGCCCTTTTAAATACAGATAAAATTTACACATTAGTTACAGCAATTATAACAATAATTTCTGTAATTTATTTACATTTTATAGCTCGTGTTACTTGGATTACCAAAGCTTCTCTGGTTTTTGGTGTGCTTATGCTAGGCTTCTTTCCAGTAGATGGTGTATTAACGGGTTTTGGCTTAGAATCGCCGATTGTTAATTACAATCCTAAAGATTTTTTAGGTATTAGACTACTAACGATTCCGATTGAAGACGCTGTTTATGGTTACACACAATTTCTTTTAATTTTATATTTTTTTAGTATTTTCAGAAAAAAAGTTGATTTTAAATCAAACTCGCAATAA
- a CDS encoding MarR family winged helix-turn-helix transcriptional regulator codes for MKYELIKDVLDLVAQFEIEKPNNKSVDDFKKWISASCNENIKQVEPYWEGKENGRSAESVINTLLVHLNRYAKNYSKSAIFNSNFSTQEDFIYLITLKAFGEMSKMELIKKNVHEKTTGMQIINRLIANDWIEQYDSIIDRRSKLIKITQKGLDDLEKQMSRIRIATQVVAGDLDNNEKMQLIHLLNKLNNFHLNIYEKNIDTENLLNEVLKTKNNA; via the coding sequence ATGAAATACGAATTGATAAAAGATGTGCTTGATTTAGTAGCACAGTTTGAAATAGAAAAACCAAATAATAAATCGGTTGATGATTTTAAAAAATGGATTTCAGCTTCTTGTAACGAAAATATTAAACAAGTAGAACCCTATTGGGAAGGGAAAGAAAATGGTAGAAGTGCTGAAAGTGTAATAAATACTTTGCTAGTCCATTTAAATAGGTATGCAAAAAACTATTCTAAATCAGCCATATTCAATTCGAACTTTTCAACTCAAGAAGATTTTATTTACTTAATAACCCTAAAAGCCTTTGGAGAAATGTCTAAAATGGAATTAATTAAAAAAAATGTTCATGAAAAAACAACAGGCATGCAGATTATAAATAGATTAATTGCTAATGACTGGATTGAACAATACGATTCTATAATTGATAGAAGAAGTAAATTAATTAAAATTACCCAAAAAGGCCTTGATGATTTAGAAAAACAAATGAGTAGAATAAGAATTGCTACTCAAGTAGTTGCAGGTGATTTAGATAATAACGAAAAAATGCAACTCATTCACCTTTTAAATAAGCTAAATAATTTTCATTTAAACATCTACGAAAAAAATATAGACACCGAAAATCTATTAAACGAAGTATTAAAAACAAAAAATAATGCATAA
- the ribA gene encoding GTP cyclohydrolase II: MKVFIAVTLIFGLTKSFNNIIVNYNAILIVQIYTFLFLKKYIFVLYLFLKIKIMLQIQARSDIPTDYGVFTVYAFSDSEDDWNPHLVWVALGTDFAKPVNVRFHSECITGEVFHSKKCECGQQLSVAMEYVSKHGGIIIYLRQEGRNIGIINKLKAYALQEKGFDTVEANLMLGFPDDARTFDDAIEVLKVLDIKAINLITNNPDKINCLKNSGIQLNGRVPLEIKPNEVNKSYLDKKREYFGHLLKEF, translated from the coding sequence ATGAAAGTTTTTATAGCTGTTACCTTAATATTTGGATTAACAAAATCATTTAATAATATTATAGTTAATTATAACGCTATTTTAATAGTACAAATATATACTTTTTTGTTTTTAAAAAAGTATATATTTGTACTATATTTATTTTTAAAAATTAAAATTATGCTACAAATACAGGCTAGGTCTGATATTCCTACTGATTATGGTGTTTTTACTGTTTACGCTTTTTCTGATTCTGAAGATGATTGGAATCCTCATTTGGTTTGGGTTGCACTAGGTACTGATTTTGCTAAACCTGTAAATGTAAGATTTCATTCTGAGTGCATAACTGGTGAGGTTTTTCATTCAAAAAAATGTGAATGCGGTCAGCAGCTTTCGGTTGCAATGGAATATGTTTCTAAACATGGAGGTATTATTATATACTTGCGTCAAGAAGGAAGAAATATTGGTATAATTAACAAATTAAAAGCTTACGCTTTACAGGAAAAAGGATTTGATACTGTGGAAGCTAACCTAATGTTAGGTTTCCCTGATGATGCAAGAACTTTTGATGATGCAATTGAGGTGCTTAAAGTTTTAGATATAAAAGCAATAAATTTAATTACAAATAATCCGGATAAAATTAATTGTTTAAAAAACAGCGGTATTCAGTTAAATGGTAGAGTTCCTTTAGAGATTAAGCCAAATGAAGTTAATAAAAGCTACTTGGATAAAAAAAGAGAATATTTTGGACATTTATTAAAAGAATTTTAG
- a CDS encoding sterol desaturase family protein, whose amino-acid sequence MNFIIVLSTFILMEATTWVVHKYIMHGFLWFLHKDHHDHTNEGKIEKNDYFFVIFAIPTIALMYIGSLNNFNYIFFIGLGIMFYGMAYFFVHDIFIHQRIKILTKTKSPYFMAMRRAHKQHHKHVTKHHGECFGFLYVPKKFIKMYTKK is encoded by the coding sequence ATGAATTTTATTATTGTTCTGTCCACTTTTATACTAATGGAAGCTACTACATGGGTAGTACATAAATATATTATGCATGGCTTTTTGTGGTTTTTACATAAAGATCACCATGATCATACAAATGAAGGAAAGATAGAAAAAAACGATTATTTTTTTGTGATTTTTGCAATTCCTACGATAGCATTAATGTATATAGGTTCATTAAATAACTTTAACTACATCTTCTTTATTGGACTTGGCATCATGTTTTATGGTATGGCCTATTTTTTTGTACATGATATCTTTATCCATCAACGCATAAAAATTTTAACAAAAACTAAATCACCTTATTTTATGGCCATGAGAAGAGCTCATAAACAACATCATAAACACGTAACTAAACACCATGGTGAATGTTTTGGTTTTTTATACGTACCTAAAAAATTTATAAAAATGTACACAAAAAAATAA
- a CDS encoding phytoene desaturase family protein, which produces MHKKVAVIGSGFSGISASAYLGKMGYEVHVFEKHDQPGGRARQFKTDSGFTFDMGPSWYWMPDIIENFFNDFGYKSKDFYELVALNPQFEMIFADAKLNVPQSYEELKNVFESLEKGSAKKLDAFMLDAKYKYQVGMQEFVNKPSINWLEYVSPKIAKSALKLDLLSNFRDFVAKYFKNKKLQVLMEFPVIFLGASPKNIPALYSLMNYGGYALGTFYPQGGFYQLVLAMKKIAEENGVKFHFNQNVTEIKVENKRATAIKVNNTELFFDYIVGSSDYHHTETLLEKKYRNYTESYWSSKTFAPSCLIYYIGINQKIPKLKHHTLFFENELDNHIDTIYTNKKWPEKPLFYVCCPSKTDPNVAPKENENLFFLMPLAIGLNDTEETREKYFNLMISRLENLTKVSDLKSKIIYKKSYCVSDFISDYNAYGGNAYGLANTLKQTAVLKPKIINKKVKNLYYTGQLTVPGPGVPPSIISGKIVANQIYKQK; this is translated from the coding sequence ATGCATAAAAAAGTAGCTGTAATAGGATCTGGATTTTCAGGAATTTCTGCAAGTGCGTATTTAGGTAAAATGGGGTATGAAGTACATGTTTTTGAAAAACACGATCAACCTGGAGGCAGAGCTAGGCAATTTAAAACAGATTCAGGCTTTACATTTGATATGGGCCCAAGTTGGTATTGGATGCCAGATATTATTGAAAACTTTTTTAATGACTTTGGATATAAAAGTAAGGATTTTTATGAATTAGTTGCTTTAAACCCACAGTTTGAAATGATCTTTGCAGATGCAAAATTAAATGTTCCTCAAAGTTATGAAGAGCTTAAGAATGTTTTTGAAAGCTTAGAAAAAGGAAGCGCTAAAAAATTGGATGCCTTTATGCTGGATGCAAAGTATAAATATCAAGTTGGAATGCAAGAATTTGTTAACAAACCTTCTATAAACTGGCTTGAATATGTATCACCAAAAATTGCAAAAAGTGCTTTAAAACTGGATTTATTATCAAACTTTAGAGATTTTGTGGCTAAATATTTTAAAAACAAAAAGTTACAAGTCCTAATGGAGTTTCCGGTAATTTTTTTAGGAGCTTCACCAAAAAACATTCCAGCTTTATATAGTTTAATGAATTACGGGGGCTATGCGCTTGGCACTTTTTACCCTCAGGGTGGCTTTTACCAGTTAGTTTTAGCAATGAAAAAAATAGCTGAAGAAAACGGTGTTAAATTTCACTTTAACCAAAATGTTACAGAAATAAAAGTTGAAAATAAACGTGCAACAGCTATAAAAGTTAATAATACAGAATTATTTTTTGATTATATAGTTGGTTCATCAGATTATCATCATACAGAAACTTTATTAGAAAAAAAATATAGAAACTACACAGAAAGCTATTGGAGTTCTAAAACTTTTGCACCTTCTTGTTTAATTTATTATATAGGAATAAATCAAAAAATTCCAAAATTAAAGCATCATACTTTATTTTTTGAAAACGAGTTAGATAATCATATTGATACCATTTATACAAATAAAAAATGGCCAGAAAAACCTCTTTTTTATGTTTGCTGCCCGTCAAAAACAGATCCAAATGTAGCGCCTAAAGAAAATGAAAATTTATTTTTTTTAATGCCTTTAGCTATCGGACTAAATGATACTGAAGAAACACGTGAAAAATATTTTAACTTAATGATTAGCCGATTAGAAAACTTGACAAAAGTTTCTGATTTAAAGTCTAAAATAATATATAAAAAAAGCTATTGTGTATCAGATTTTATAAGTGATTACAATGCATATGGTGGTAATGCTTATGGCTTGGCAAACACTTTAAAGCAAACTGCCGTTCTAAAGCCCAAAATAATTAATAAAAAAGTAAAAAACCTGTATTATACTGGTCAATTAACAGTACCTGGACCTGGAGTTCCGCCATCAATTATTTCAGGTAAAATTGTAGCAAATCAAATTTATAAGCAAAAGTAA